A genome region from Chryseobacterium sp. G0186 includes the following:
- a CDS encoding DUF3667 domain-containing protein: MSHGKIRENKTCLNCGHQVEERFCPHCGQENIERRQPFHFLFTHFVEDFTHYDGQFWGTVKNLLFKPGKLTNIYLEGKRQIFVPPVKLYIFVSFITFFVFALFPMVNLNFNDSEGGKKSDKASVFKKMQSPDAQRMLDSIKAKKNLTAEDSLAIKSLTTLSDSAKINDVKEILELNKKIDSNAGYGDYKTKKSYDSALAKNPSVFDFIQTPIAHKFFELKEKGVSKEKIFLSMIEKSYHNLPKALFIYLPLFAFFLWIFHSKKKWWYFDHGIFTLHYFSFLLLTILLIFLLTKLIGLTGFWLINTILYALVIILSLYSIAYFFIAHRKVYHAHGLVSFIIGTLLFTINFLAFMFLVVGLALISFLMIH; encoded by the coding sequence ATGAGCCACGGAAAAATCAGAGAAAATAAAACATGCCTGAACTGCGGGCATCAAGTAGAAGAAAGATTCTGCCCTCATTGTGGACAGGAAAATATTGAAAGGCGGCAACCTTTTCATTTTCTTTTCACTCATTTTGTTGAAGACTTTACTCATTATGACGGACAATTCTGGGGAACCGTAAAAAACCTACTCTTTAAACCGGGAAAACTTACCAACATTTACCTGGAAGGCAAAAGACAAATATTTGTTCCTCCTGTAAAACTCTATATTTTTGTCAGTTTTATTACTTTTTTCGTGTTTGCGCTTTTTCCTATGGTTAATCTTAACTTTAATGACAGTGAAGGCGGCAAGAAATCTGATAAAGCAAGTGTCTTCAAAAAAATGCAGTCTCCGGATGCACAAAGAATGCTGGATAGCATAAAGGCCAAGAAAAATCTCACAGCAGAAGATTCCCTGGCTATCAAAAGCCTAACTACTCTTTCGGATTCCGCTAAAATAAATGATGTTAAAGAAATTCTGGAACTGAACAAGAAAATAGACTCTAATGCCGGATATGGAGATTATAAAACCAAAAAGTCCTACGACTCTGCCCTGGCTAAAAACCCATCAGTTTTTGATTTTATTCAAACTCCCATAGCGCATAAGTTCTTTGAGCTCAAGGAAAAAGGAGTATCAAAAGAGAAGATTTTTTTAAGTATGATAGAAAAATCTTATCACAATTTACCGAAAGCTCTTTTCATTTATCTTCCGCTTTTTGCTTTCTTTTTATGGATTTTTCATAGTAAGAAAAAATGGTGGTATTTTGATCATGGAATCTTTACATTACATTATTTTTCTTTCCTATTACTTACTATCTTATTGATATTCTTACTGACCAAGTTAATAGGTTTAACAGGTTTTTGGCTCATCAATACTATTTTGTATGCACTTGTAATTATTCTGTCATTATATAGTATAGCCTATTTCTTTATTGCCCATCGTAAGGTTTATCATGCACATGGGCTGGTGAGTTTTATAATCGGGACTCTATTGTTTACGATTAACTTTCTTGCATTTATGTTCTTGGTAGTCGGCCTTGCCCTGATCAGTTTCCTGATGATTCACTAA
- a CDS encoding diphthine--ammonia ligase → MKSKALFNWSSGKDSALALYKTLQEDQYEITTLLTSINKEFQRISMHGVHVSLLEKQAESLGLPLIKMELPKEPSMEEYQNIMSTTISEIQAQGVTHSIFGDIFLEDLRTYREEQLQSIGMQAVFPLWKRDTSNLIHEFLDLGFKTIVTCVNGTYLDKSFAGRIIDQKFIDDLPENVDPCGENGEFHTFTFDGPIFKDPIVFTIGDTVKKTYPKPKANSEDQDEEYVFWFSDLVL, encoded by the coding sequence ATGAAATCAAAAGCCCTATTCAACTGGAGCAGCGGAAAAGATTCTGCACTCGCTCTTTACAAGACCTTACAGGAGGACCAGTATGAGATCACTACTCTGCTTACGAGCATCAACAAGGAATTTCAAAGGATTTCCATGCATGGTGTTCATGTTTCCCTTTTGGAAAAACAAGCTGAAAGTTTAGGACTGCCTTTAATTAAAATGGAACTTCCCAAGGAACCGTCTATGGAAGAATATCAGAACATAATGAGTACAACGATATCTGAAATACAGGCTCAGGGCGTTACCCATTCTATTTTTGGAGATATTTTTCTGGAAGATCTTCGTACCTATCGGGAGGAACAATTGCAAAGTATTGGGATGCAGGCTGTGTTTCCGCTTTGGAAAAGAGACACTTCAAACCTCATCCACGAATTTCTGGATCTTGGTTTTAAAACAATTGTCACCTGTGTGAACGGAACCTATCTGGACAAAAGTTTCGCAGGACGCATTATTGATCAGAAATTTATTGATGACCTCCCTGAAAATGTAGATCCGTGCGGAGAAAATGGGGAATTCCATACATTTACCTTTGACGGACCTATTTTTAAAGATCCGATTGTGTTTACAATTGGAGACACTGTAAAAAAAACATACCCTAAGCCTAAAGCTAACTCAGAGGATCAGGACGAAGAATATGTTTTTTGGTTCAGTGATCTGGTATTATAG
- a CDS encoding DUF6759 domain-containing protein, which yields MKKLLVLTGISLILTSCSANYGGYPIRTPYPTNNSGGSAANTAREYNELIKTYKPETADVLTDLLNDDDPGNSRTSISVENKSPCNMVLTVSGSGFFKKIPIAAGSIGYTMVPKNQNYRLSGMLCNSSYQSTKYITSSYSVKISQ from the coding sequence ATGAAAAAGCTATTAGTTCTCACAGGAATTTCATTGATTCTTACCAGCTGTAGTGCCAATTATGGTGGCTATCCCATAAGAACCCCCTATCCTACCAATAATTCTGGAGGAAGTGCAGCTAATACAGCAAGAGAATATAATGAGCTCATTAAGACCTATAAGCCGGAAACAGCTGATGTACTTACTGATCTTCTCAATGATGATGACCCCGGCAATTCCAGGACGTCTATTTCAGTAGAAAATAAATCTCCCTGCAATATGGTACTTACAGTAAGCGGAAGCGGATTCTTCAAAAAAATCCCCATAGCCGCAGGAAGTATAGGTTATACAATGGTTCCTAAAAACCAAAACTACAGACTCTCCGGCATGCTTTGCAATTCTTCTTATCAGTCTACAAAGTATATAACAAGCTCATATTCTGTAAAAATTTCACAATAA
- the rpsI gene encoding 30S ribosomal protein S9, whose product MSIVHKIGRRKTSVARVYVRPGSGVITVNGKDAATYFSTDVMVYKLNQPFILSETVGQYDVTVNVFGGGNTGQAEAIRLGISRALCEINAEFRLALKPAGLLTRDARMVERKKPGQKKARKRFQFSKR is encoded by the coding sequence ATGTCTATAGTTCACAAAATCGGAAGAAGAAAAACTTCTGTAGCAAGAGTTTATGTAAGACCAGGTTCTGGTGTTATTACAGTAAACGGTAAAGACGCTGCAACTTATTTCTCTACAGACGTGATGGTTTACAAGTTGAACCAACCGTTCATCCTTTCTGAGACTGTTGGTCAGTATGACGTTACCGTAAATGTTTTCGGTGGTGGAAATACAGGTCAGGCAGAAGCTATCAGATTAGGTATTTCAAGAGCTTTATGCGAAATTAATGCTGAATTCAGATTAGCATTAAAGCCTGCTGGTTTACTTACAAGAGACGCAAGAATGGTGGAAAGAAAGAAGCCAGGTCAGAAAAAAGCAAGAAAGAGATTCCAATTCTCAAAACGTTAA
- a CDS encoding methylmalonyl-CoA mutase family protein, whose amino-acid sequence METQKYTPTNKVRIVTAASLFDGHDAAINIMRRVIQGTGCEVIHLGHDKSAEEVVNTAIQEDANAIALTSYQGGHNEYFKYIYDLLREKNSPQIKIFGGGGGVILPEEIEDIMSYGIDRIYSPDDGRELGLQGMIDDLVKRSDFATGKEVTASDLDSISFENSTSIAKIISAVENFSEQKPELVKAIDEKSKDLNIPIIGITGTGGAGKSSLTDELVRRFLRSNTDKKIAIISIDPSKKKTGGALLGDRIRMNAINDPRVYMRSMATRENNVSVSPFIHSALNVLKLAHPDVIILETSGIGQSGSEVSDFADVSMYVMTPEYGASTQLEKIDMLDYADLVALNKSDKRGALDALQAVRKQFQRNHLLWESPLDDMPVYATKASQFNDHGTTELYNRLVEKVNEKYSDLNLQGFVEQEITDEVTIIPPKRVRYLSEIVENNKQYDANIEKQAELARTMYHIEGVKNIISNEVLDAEYQKAEKNLQQENIDFLKTWDDTKKAFHAEFYSYYVRGKEIKVETSTESLSHLRIPKIALPKYNDWGDLIKWKGQENLPGSFPYTAGIYPFKRTGEDPTRMFAGEGGPERTNRRFHYVSAEMPAKRLSTAFDSVTLYGQDPALPPDIYGKIGNAGVSIATLDDAKKLYSGFDLVNALTSVSMTINGPAPMLLAFFMNAAIDQNVEKYITENGLEAKVEAKLKEKFDDKGLERPTYNGELPPSNNGLGLKLLGITGDEIIPAEVYAEIKAKTIATVRGTVQADILKEDQAQNTCIFSTEFALRLMGDVQEYFITEKVRNFYSVSISGYHIAEAGANPVSQLAFTLANGFTYVEYYLSRGMNINDFAPNLSFFFSNGIDPEYSVIGRVARRIWAKAMKLKYGADERSQMLKYHIQTSGRSLHAQEIDFNDIRTTLQALYAIYDNCNSLHTNAYDEAITTPTEQSVRRAMAIQLIINKELGLAKNENPLQGSFIIEELTDLVEEAVYTEFDRITERGGVLGAMETMYQRSKIQEESMHYEWLKHTGEYPIIGVNTFLGKDGSPTVRPGEVIRSTEEEKQVQIETLHNFQKSNEDKSEAALKTLQHAAINQQNLFNVMMDAVKYCSLGQITNALFEVGGKYRRNM is encoded by the coding sequence ATGGAAACCCAAAAATATACTCCAACCAACAAGGTAAGAATCGTAACAGCTGCCTCATTATTTGATGGTCATGATGCTGCGATCAATATTATGCGTCGTGTCATTCAGGGAACTGGATGTGAAGTAATTCACCTAGGACATGATAAATCTGCAGAGGAAGTTGTGAATACAGCCATTCAGGAAGATGCCAATGCCATTGCATTAACGTCTTATCAAGGTGGTCACAACGAATATTTTAAATATATCTACGACCTTTTAAGAGAAAAAAACTCCCCACAAATCAAAATTTTTGGTGGTGGCGGTGGTGTAATTTTACCTGAAGAAATAGAAGATATCATGTCTTATGGAATCGATAGAATCTATTCTCCTGACGATGGCCGCGAATTGGGGCTTCAGGGAATGATCGATGATTTGGTAAAAAGATCAGATTTTGCAACAGGAAAAGAAGTAACAGCAAGTGATTTAGATTCCATCAGTTTTGAAAATTCCACAAGCATTGCTAAAATTATTTCTGCGGTAGAAAACTTTTCAGAACAAAAGCCTGAATTAGTAAAAGCCATTGACGAAAAATCAAAAGATTTAAATATTCCAATTATCGGGATCACAGGAACCGGAGGGGCAGGAAAATCTTCTTTGACAGATGAACTGGTAAGACGTTTCCTACGTTCAAATACTGATAAAAAAATTGCTATTATCTCCATTGACCCTTCGAAAAAGAAAACAGGAGGGGCACTTTTAGGAGACAGAATCCGTATGAATGCCATTAATGACCCAAGGGTTTATATGCGTTCCATGGCAACCAGAGAGAATAACGTTTCTGTTTCACCATTCATTCATTCTGCATTGAATGTCTTAAAATTGGCTCATCCTGATGTCATTATTCTTGAAACTTCAGGTATTGGACAATCTGGTTCGGAAGTTTCGGATTTCGCTGATGTTTCAATGTACGTGATGACGCCTGAGTATGGAGCTTCAACACAGTTGGAAAAAATCGACATGTTGGATTATGCAGATTTAGTTGCCTTAAATAAATCGGATAAACGTGGTGCCTTAGATGCCCTTCAAGCAGTAAGAAAACAATTCCAAAGAAACCATTTACTATGGGAAAGCCCGTTGGATGACATGCCGGTTTATGCAACGAAAGCATCCCAGTTCAACGATCACGGAACAACAGAGCTATACAATAGATTAGTTGAAAAAGTTAACGAAAAATATTCAGATTTAAATTTACAGGGCTTTGTTGAGCAGGAAATTACGGACGAAGTAACAATTATTCCTCCAAAAAGAGTACGTTACCTTTCTGAAATTGTTGAAAACAACAAGCAGTATGATGCCAACATTGAAAAACAGGCGGAACTGGCAAGAACCATGTATCATATTGAAGGGGTAAAAAACATTATTTCTAATGAAGTTTTAGATGCTGAATATCAAAAGGCTGAAAAAAATCTTCAACAGGAAAACATAGACTTCCTGAAAACTTGGGATGATACAAAAAAAGCTTTCCATGCTGAATTTTACTCCTATTATGTAAGAGGAAAAGAAATTAAGGTGGAAACTTCTACAGAATCTTTATCCCACTTAAGAATTCCAAAGATTGCATTGCCTAAATACAATGATTGGGGCGACCTTATCAAGTGGAAAGGTCAGGAAAATCTTCCGGGAAGTTTTCCTTATACTGCCGGAATTTATCCATTCAAGAGAACAGGAGAAGATCCTACAAGAATGTTTGCAGGAGAAGGAGGTCCTGAAAGAACCAACAGAAGATTCCATTATGTTTCTGCTGAAATGCCGGCAAAACGTCTATCTACGGCTTTTGACTCTGTAACATTATATGGACAGGATCCTGCCCTACCGCCAGATATCTATGGTAAAATTGGAAATGCAGGAGTTTCCATTGCTACATTGGATGATGCTAAAAAATTATACTCAGGATTTGATCTTGTGAATGCATTGACTTCTGTTTCAATGACCATTAACGGACCTGCTCCCATGTTATTGGCTTTCTTCATGAATGCTGCCATTGACCAGAACGTTGAAAAATACATTACTGAAAATGGCTTAGAAGCTAAAGTTGAAGCTAAACTTAAGGAAAAATTTGATGATAAAGGATTAGAAAGACCAACCTATAATGGTGAACTTCCTCCATCCAACAATGGCTTAGGATTAAAACTTCTTGGAATTACAGGAGATGAAATAATCCCGGCAGAGGTATATGCTGAAATTAAAGCTAAAACAATTGCTACCGTTCGTGGTACTGTTCAGGCAGATATTTTAAAAGAGGACCAGGCTCAGAATACTTGTATCTTCTCTACCGAGTTTGCTCTAAGATTGATGGGTGACGTTCAGGAATATTTTATCACAGAAAAAGTTAGAAATTTCTATTCGGTTTCTATTTCAGGATATCACATTGCGGAAGCGGGCGCAAATCCGGTTTCTCAGTTGGCATTTACATTGGCAAATGGTTTCACTTATGTAGAATATTACCTGTCAAGAGGAATGAATATCAATGATTTTGCTCCTAACTTATCTTTCTTCTTTTCGAACGGTATCGACCCTGAATATTCAGTAATCGGGCGTGTAGCAAGAAGAATCTGGGCAAAGGCAATGAAACTGAAATACGGAGCAGACGAAAGAAGCCAGATGTTGAAATACCACATCCAGACTTCAGGACGTTCGCTTCACGCTCAGGAAATTGATTTTAACGATATCAGAACTACTCTTCAGGCACTTTATGCTATCTATGACAACTGTAACTCACTTCACACAAATGCTTATGATGAGGCCATTACCACTCCTACTGAGCAATCTGTAAGAAGAGCAATGGCGATTCAGTTGATCATCAACAAAGAATTGGGATTAGCCAAAAATGAAAACCCGCTACAGGGATCATTTATTATTGAAGAATTAACTGACCTTGTTGAAGAGGCTGTTTATACTGAGTTCGACAGAATTACGGAAAGAGGTGGTGTTCTTGGTGCCATGGAAACGATGTATCAACGTTCAAAAATTCAGGAAGAATCCATGCATTACGAATGGTTGAAGCACACCGGAGAATATCCAATTATCGGGGTAAATACTTTCCTTGGAAAAGATGGTTCGCCAACGGTTCGTCCGGGAGAAGTTATCCGTTCAACTGAGGAGGAAAAGCAGGTTCAGATCGAAACTCTTCATAATTTCCAAAAATCTAATGAAGACAAGTCGGAAGCTGCCTTAAAAACGTTACAACACGCTGCCATTAATCAGCAAAATTTATTTAATGTAATGATGGACGCTGTAAAATATTGCTCTCTGGGACAAATCACCAATGCTTTATTTGAAGTAGGTGGAAAATACAGAAGAAACATGTAG
- the rpsB gene encoding 30S ribosomal protein S2, which yields MAKANVKDLLEAGVHFGHMTRKWNPNMAPYIFMEKNGIHIVDLHKTAVKLDEACSALEKLTSAGKKVLFVATKKQAKEVVAKHASELNMPYITERWPGGMLTNFVTIRKAVKKMNSIDKMKKDGTFETLSKKERLQVDRQRANLEKNLGSISDMVRLPSAIFVVDILREHIAVTEAKKLGIPVFGIVDTNSDPRKVDFVIPGNDDASKSIDMILSIVSDSIKEGQSQRKADKEKSKEEGEKVSADTDADFDAE from the coding sequence ATGGCAAAAGCAAATGTAAAAGACCTTTTAGAGGCTGGCGTACACTTCGGTCACATGACTAGAAAGTGGAATCCAAATATGGCTCCATACATTTTTATGGAGAAAAACGGTATTCACATTGTAGACTTACATAAAACAGCAGTTAAATTGGATGAAGCGTGTAGCGCTTTAGAAAAATTAACTTCTGCAGGTAAAAAAGTTCTTTTCGTAGCTACTAAGAAGCAAGCGAAGGAAGTTGTTGCAAAACACGCTTCTGAACTTAATATGCCTTATATTACAGAAAGATGGCCAGGAGGTATGTTAACGAACTTCGTTACGATCAGAAAGGCTGTAAAGAAGATGAACTCTATCGACAAAATGAAAAAAGACGGTACGTTCGAAACTTTATCTAAAAAAGAAAGATTACAAGTTGACAGACAAAGAGCTAACTTAGAGAAAAACTTAGGTTCTATCTCTGACATGGTTAGACTTCCTTCTGCAATCTTTGTAGTTGATATCTTAAGAGAACACATCGCGGTTACTGAAGCTAAGAAATTAGGTATTCCAGTTTTCGGTATCGTTGATACAAACTCTGACCCTAGAAAAGTAGACTTCGTTATCCCAGGAAACGATGATGCTTCTAAATCTATTGATATGATCTTGAGCATTGTTTCTGATTCTATCAAAGAAGGTCAGTCTCAAAGAAAAGCTGATAAAGAAAAATCTAAAGAAGAAGGAGAAAAAGTATCTGCAGATACAGATGCTGATTTCGATGCTGAATAA
- the rplM gene encoding 50S ribosomal protein L13, which produces MNTLSYKTVSANKATANKEWVVVDAEGQPLGRLASTVAKILRGKHKTNFTPHVDCGDNVIVLNAGKITLSGNKWADKTYIWHTGYPGGQKSMTAAELQQKDSLKVLEKSVKGMLPKNRLGSAILKNLYLYEGTEHKHEAQQPKTINVNEFK; this is translated from the coding sequence GTGAATACATTAAGTTACAAAACTGTTTCAGCGAACAAAGCTACTGCTAATAAAGAATGGGTTGTGGTAGACGCTGAAGGACAGCCGTTAGGAAGACTAGCTTCTACGGTTGCAAAGATTTTGAGAGGTAAGCACAAAACGAACTTTACACCTCACGTAGATTGTGGTGATAACGTGATCGTTTTGAATGCTGGGAAAATTACGCTTTCCGGAAATAAGTGGGCTGATAAGACTTACATCTGGCATACAGGTTACCCTGGTGGACAGAAGTCTATGACTGCGGCTGAACTTCAACAAAAAGATTCTTTAAAGGTATTAGAGAAGTCTGTAAAAGGTATGTTACCTAAAAACAGATTAGGATCTGCTATCCTTAAGAACCTTTATTTATATGAAGGAACTGAGCACAAACATGAAGCTCAACAGCCTAAAACAATTAATGTTAACGAATTTAAATAA
- a CDS encoding pyridoxal phosphate-dependent decarboxylase family protein → MKEQLKNDALQIDHILNMIKEQGSEYLKSIENRPTSIHQPFVAIQPELPASGYGTEEVLKIFNERFEPIMVGASGPRYWGFVTGGSTPASVAGDWLATIYDQNPQSVKGQGDISANIELETIQLLLNLLQLPKNFLGGFVTGATMSNFTCMAVARQWLGKEKGIDVAKDGLYQSLTVLGATPHSSSIKSLSLLGIGSNNMIRVKTEEGREAICIKDLEDHITKLNGEPFLLISSGGTVNTVDFDDFRAIKELKSKYNFWWHIDAAFGGFAACSDAYKHLVEGWEYADSITVDCHKWLNVPYESAVFLIKEQYKILQVETFQNSNAPYLGDPLEEFGYLNVLPENSRRLKALPAWFSIMAYGKRGYQYIIENNISLAKQFGELIENSNDFKLLAPVRLNTVCFTLRDDKKQEDVGRFLERLNDTGKVFMTPTFYRQHQGIRAAFVNWQTNENDFRLVFDIMNEIISELR, encoded by the coding sequence ATGAAAGAACAGTTAAAAAATGATGCCCTACAAATTGATCATATCCTGAATATGATAAAAGAACAGGGATCGGAATATTTAAAATCTATTGAAAACAGACCCACTTCTATACATCAGCCCTTTGTTGCCATACAACCTGAATTACCTGCGTCCGGCTATGGAACAGAAGAAGTATTGAAGATATTTAATGAAAGATTTGAACCTATTATGGTGGGAGCTTCAGGTCCAAGATATTGGGGTTTTGTAACCGGAGGTTCTACACCTGCTTCTGTTGCCGGTGATTGGCTTGCAACCATTTATGACCAGAATCCCCAGTCTGTAAAAGGACAGGGAGATATTTCAGCCAATATAGAATTGGAAACCATACAACTCCTGCTGAATCTTCTTCAGCTTCCTAAAAATTTTCTGGGAGGTTTCGTAACCGGAGCTACGATGTCTAATTTTACCTGTATGGCTGTTGCCCGCCAATGGCTGGGTAAAGAGAAAGGGATCGATGTTGCGAAAGACGGCCTTTACCAATCTCTCACAGTCCTGGGGGCTACACCACATTCCTCTTCCATAAAATCCTTATCACTTTTAGGTATTGGAAGCAACAATATGATCAGGGTAAAAACTGAAGAAGGTCGGGAAGCTATTTGTATTAAGGACCTGGAAGATCATATAACAAAGCTTAATGGCGAACCATTTCTTTTGATCTCCAGTGGAGGAACAGTAAATACGGTTGACTTCGACGATTTTAGGGCAATAAAAGAGTTGAAAAGCAAATATAATTTCTGGTGGCATATTGATGCGGCCTTTGGAGGTTTTGCAGCCTGTTCAGATGCCTATAAACATCTTGTAGAGGGGTGGGAATATGCAGACAGTATTACGGTAGACTGCCACAAATGGCTTAATGTTCCGTATGAAAGTGCTGTATTTCTGATCAAGGAGCAGTATAAAATTTTACAGGTAGAGACATTTCAGAATTCTAATGCTCCTTATCTTGGAGATCCATTGGAGGAATTCGGTTATTTAAATGTTCTACCTGAGAATTCAAGAAGGTTGAAAGCTTTGCCTGCATGGTTTTCCATTATGGCTTACGGGAAAAGAGGATATCAATATATTATAGAAAATAATATATCACTGGCGAAACAGTTCGGGGAGCTTATTGAAAACAGCAATGATTTTAAATTACTTGCTCCCGTACGGCTCAATACCGTTTGCTTTACCTTAAGGGATGACAAAAAGCAGGAAGATGTTGGGCGATTTCTGGAACGTCTTAATGATACAGGAAAAGTTTTTATGACTCCTACTTTTTATAGGCAACATCAAGGAATAAGGGCCGCATTTGTAAACTGGCAAACCAATGAAAATGATTTCCGTTTGGTATTTGATATCATGAATGAAATAATTTCTGAATTAAGATGA
- a CDS encoding M4 family metallopeptidase, whose translation MKKQLLLSAALALSSLGFAQNYLGADYVEKKEVNEAGMVKFISFKPETNVSVRNTDSLLKQIAGIEGTTNTLKKVKSETDLWGGQHDFYKQYFNEIEVAHKAYTVHSKNGVITSMNGNLSRIEISVALSALKDPDEIYKIGLAKLGPSYQLPDEFKNKIPKGFLTVLPKDISGISDRYAYTFALVSTKPGNMEKIYMDAVTGEILKKEGLLKTHQSKNTALTKEQTDYTNHLKELNKVAKDISTKSPMPFFTTGTADTRYSGSRQIETLQTDPDYELVDQSRFVKTLNFTGGDALLILLITILATPDDAEALATKYVDADNNWTTAEYAATKDDAALETHWAFSQVYDFFKTEYNRNGFDNQNSLVRSFIHPTILGTPYNASWVSLSSINPSLSGGYMFIGDGGQPNPAIDWDVVTGLDVDAHEFGHGVDSAFGNLVYEKESGALDEGFADIWGATVEAKMAPEKQRWIMGEDFVLSQPDGIRSFVNPKLFNQPDTYMGQNWQDASANCTPDSSNDKCGVHTNSGVLNHWYYLLVEGGSGTNDNGYAYNVSGIGLKKAADLVYSTQASYVQSQSVYTDVRNFTVQEAGVLYGANSAEVAAVKAAWCAVGVTTGEDCNFLTVSEVKNTPVFSIYPNPASDELHIVSSSRSETGKLGYKITNVVGELIQRGNVSDNKINVSVLQKGTYILSIDGKGNHKFIKN comes from the coding sequence ATGAAAAAACAATTATTATTGAGTGCTGCATTGGCATTAAGTTCTTTGGGCTTTGCTCAAAATTATCTAGGAGCCGATTATGTAGAAAAAAAAGAAGTAAATGAAGCCGGTATGGTAAAATTCATTTCTTTTAAACCTGAAACCAATGTTTCTGTAAGGAATACAGATTCTTTATTAAAGCAGATTGCAGGGATAGAAGGTACGACCAATACACTGAAAAAAGTGAAATCCGAAACAGATCTTTGGGGCGGACAGCATGATTTTTATAAACAGTATTTTAATGAAATAGAGGTAGCCCATAAAGCCTACACTGTTCATTCGAAGAACGGAGTGATCACTTCTATGAACGGTAATCTTAGCAGAATTGAAATATCTGTTGCTTTATCAGCCCTTAAAGATCCTGATGAAATCTATAAAATAGGATTAGCTAAGCTAGGGCCTAGCTACCAGTTACCTGATGAATTTAAAAATAAAATACCAAAAGGTTTCTTAACTGTTTTACCTAAGGATATTTCAGGAATTTCAGACCGCTATGCTTATACCTTCGCTCTTGTTTCAACGAAGCCTGGTAATATGGAAAAAATTTATATGGATGCTGTTACAGGCGAGATTCTTAAAAAAGAGGGACTTCTAAAGACACATCAGTCAAAAAATACAGCATTGACGAAGGAGCAAACGGATTATACCAATCATCTGAAAGAGCTGAACAAAGTGGCTAAAGATATTTCCACTAAAAGTCCTATGCCCTTTTTTACAACCGGTACAGCCGATACTAGATACAGCGGATCACGGCAAATAGAAACCTTGCAGACAGATCCAGACTATGAACTGGTTGATCAATCTAGATTTGTTAAAACTTTGAATTTTACTGGGGGAGATGCCTTGCTTATTCTTTTGATAACAATATTGGCAACTCCTGACGATGCGGAAGCATTAGCAACCAAGTATGTGGATGCAGATAATAACTGGACTACTGCCGAATATGCAGCAACGAAGGATGATGCTGCTTTGGAAACCCACTGGGCTTTTTCTCAGGTATATGATTTTTTCAAAACAGAATATAACAGAAACGGATTTGACAACCAGAATTCATTAGTTAGGTCCTTTATTCACCCAACGATTTTGGGTACGCCTTATAATGCTTCATGGGTGAGTTTGTCAAGTATAAATCCTAGTCTGTCAGGTGGTTATATGTTTATTGGTGATGGCGGACAACCAAATCCAGCTATTGACTGGGATGTCGTTACTGGCCTGGATGTAGATGCCCATGAGTTTGGTCATGGAGTAGACTCAGCATTTGGAAATCTTGTGTATGAAAAAGAGTCGGGGGCTTTGGATGAAGGTTTTGCTGATATTTGGGGGGCAACAGTAGAAGCAAAAATGGCTCCTGAAAAACAGAGATGGATTATGGGGGAGGATTTTGTTCTTTCCCAACCAGATGGGATCAGGTCATTTGTAAATCCGAAATTGTTTAATCAGCCAGATACATATATGGGACAAAATTGGCAAGATGCTTCTGCAAACTGTACTCCAGATTCTAGTAATGATAAATGTGGTGTTCATACTAATTCAGGAGTTTTGAATCATTGGTATTATTTATTGGTAGAAGGAGGCTCAGGAACCAACGACAACGGATATGCTTATAATGTATCAGGAATTGGCCTCAAAAAAGCTGCAGACCTTGTTTATTCTACTCAGGCAAGCTATGTTCAGTCGCAGTCTGTATATACTGATGTTAGAAACTTTACAGTTCAGGAAGCTGGAGTGTTATATGGGGCTAATTCAGCAGAAGTTGCAGCAGTAAAGGCAGCATGGTGTGCAGTAGGAGTAACAACAGGGGAAGACTGTAATTTTTTAACCGTTTCAGAAGTTAAAAATACACCGGTTTTTAGCATTTATCCTAACCCTGCAAGTGATGAACTACATATTGTCTCATCTTCAAGATCAGAAACCGGAAAATTAGGATATAAAATTACCAATGTTGTAGGAGAACTTATCCAGCGGGGTAATGTTTCCGATAACAAAATAAATGTTTCTGTGTTACAAAAAGGAACTTATATTCTTTCTATTGATGGGAAAGGTAATCACAAGTTTATTAAAAATTAA